From Kwoniella shandongensis chromosome 2, complete sequence, the proteins below share one genomic window:
- a CDS encoding 1-pyrroline-5-carboxylate dehydrogenase has protein sequence MSSQLATFKIPNIDNEPMYNYGPGSAERAGLQAAVDKMIKSAPFEIPCIVNGKEVKTGDIQAQYMPHDHASKLCTYHNASPEVVASAIDGALAARQEWEELPWADKAAIFLKTADLIAGKYRYELMAATMLGQGKNAWQAEIDAAAELCDFLRFSVKYVEELYTQQPPRNSTGVWNRTEFRPLEGFVLAVTPFNFTAIGGNLVGAPALVGNVVVWKPSPMATYAGYLVHKIFLEAGMPPSVIQFVPGDAPSVVKQAIDHRDFAGLHFTGSTHVFKQLWKNIANNLDVYRGYPRIVGETGGKNFHLYHPSADVKSGVVQAIRAAFEYSGQKCSALSRVYVPASLWKNGFKDTLIEETEKVTVGPCTAWDNFTGPVINKVAFDKITGIITKAKEQGDEVIAGGSWDESKGYFIKPTVILTKNPKALTLTTEIFGPVITVYVYEDSEFEAMPKLIDETTEYALTGSIFAQERKALQYAAHHLRNSAGNFYINDKCTGAVVGQQPFGGARASGTNDKSGSINIFTRFVSMRSIKENFVAPEDYKYPSNFL, from the exons ATGTCTTCTCAACTCGCCACCTTCAAGATCCCCAACATCGACAATGAGCctatg TACAACTACGGTCCTGGCTCTGCCGAGCGAGCTGGTCTCCAGGCTGCCGTCGACAAGATGATCAAGTCTGCTCCTTTCGAGATCCCTTGTATCGTCAACGGTAAAGAG GTCAAGACTGGTGACATCCAAGCTCAATACATGCCCCACGACCACGCTTCCAAGCTCTGCACCTACCACAACGCCTCTCCCGAGGTCGTCGCTTCCGCCATTGACGGTGCTCTCGCTGCTCGACAAGAATGGGAGGAGCTTCCTTGGGCTGACAAGGCCGCCATCTTCCTCAAGACCGCCGACCTGATCGCCGGCAAGTACAGATACGAGCTCATGGCCGCCACCATGTTGGGTCAAGGAAAGAACGCATGGCAAGCCGAGATTGACGCCGCTGCTGAG CTCTGTGACTTCCTCCGATTCAGCGTCAAGTACGTTGAGGAGCTTTACACCCAGCAACCCCCCCGAAACTCCACTGGTGTCTGGAA CCGAACCGAGTTCCGACCCCTTGAAGGTTTCGTTCTCGCCGTCACCCCTTTCAACTTCACCGCCATCGGTGGTAACCTCGTTGGTGCCCCCGCTCTTGTTGGCAACGTCGTTGTCTGGAAGCCCTCGCCCATGGCTACCTACGCCGGTTACCTCGTCCACAAGATCTTCCTTGAGGCCGGTATGCCCCCTTCCGTCATCCAGTTCGTTCCCGGAGACGCCCCCTCCGTCGTCAAGCAGGCTATCGACCACCGAGACTTTGCCGGTCTCCACTTCACCGGTTCCACCCACGTCTTCAAGCAGCTCTGGAAGAACATTGCCAACAACCTCGACGTCTACCGAGGCTACCCCCGAATCGTCGGTGAGACCGGTGGTAAGAACTTCCACCTTTACCACCCTTCCGCCGACGTCAAGTCCGGTGTCGTCCAGGCTATCCGAGCTGCTTTCGAGTACTCTGGTCAGAAGTGTTCTGCTCTTTCTAGGGTCTACGTCCCCGCTTCTCTCTGGAAGAACGGTTTCAAGGACACCTTGATCGAGGAGACCGAGAAGGTCACCGTTGGCCCTTGCACCGCTTGGGACAACTTCACCGGTCCCGTCATCAACAAGGTCGCTTTCGACAAGATCACCGGTATCATCACCAAGGCCAAGGAGCAGGGTGACGAGGTCATCGCTGGTGgttctt GGGACGAGTCCAAGGGTTACTTCATCAAGCCCACCGTCATTCTCACCAAGAACCCCAAGGCTCTTACTTTGACCACCGAGATCTTCGGTCCCGTCATCACT GTCTACGTCTACGAGGACTCCGAGTTCGAGGCCATGCCCAAGCTCATTGACGAGACCACCGAGTACGCTCTTACCGGATCCATCTTCGCTCAAGAGCGAAAGGCTCTCCAATACGCCGCTCACCACCTCCGAAACTCTGCCGGTAACTTCTACATCAACGACAAGTGTACCGGTGCCGTTGTCGGTCAACAACCTTTCGGTGGTGCCCGAGCATCCGGTACCAACGACAAGTCTGGttccatcaacatcttcactCGATTCGTCTCCATGCGATCTATCAAGGAGAACTTTGTCGCTCCCGAGGACTACAAGTACCCTTCCAACTTCCTTTAG